A part of Maniola hyperantus chromosome 14, iAphHyp1.2, whole genome shotgun sequence genomic DNA contains:
- the mAChR-C gene encoding histamine H2 receptor → MDVVLGNGSEEWTDRWNSTRAADHSDLYNYWAWSIVDGALMLLIVSGNTLTIFAVTMSRRLSSLVSNQFVLNLAISDLMVGLTLPYHLVFYIDDDFGQIKWSCLMRFILIILACLASIYNIIAIAVDRYIAIVHPLHYSRYMTKLVTRLLMSATWSVAVCISCIPVFWNEWRDGVACEMNEVVPKTYTTTILAPMFSLIWMVMFILYWRIWREATCHARRMRANTCCPTGANDWKSIQVVLLVLGSFSICWMPFVVVACAQTLPIAPLHNPIAYRLTSSLAMSNSGINPLIYAWKNAGFRAAFAKLLRCKRPDTSEYRGSPAPERKRGSVALREGSITRTPTGLSTLGGRPARLIYVERETDTARCRIIENAGYAEQERGDSNPSYAPDGPTPVHRPAARTPDAV, encoded by the exons ATGGACGTTGTTCTGGGGAATGGTAGCGAGGAGTGGACTGACCGGTGGAACTCCACCAGGGCGGCGGACCACTCGGACTTGTACAACTACTGGGCATGGAGCATCGTGGACGGCGCGCTCATGCTGCTCATCGTCAGCGGCAACACCCTCACCATCTTCGCCGTCACGATGAGCCGCCGCCTATCCTCCCTCGTCTCCAACCAGTTCGTGCTAAACCTGGCCATATCCGACCTGATGGTGGGTCTCACGCTGCCCTACCACCTGGTGTTCTACATAGACGACGACTTCGGGCAGATCAAATGGTCGTGCCTGATGCGGTTCATACTCATAATACTCGCGTGCCTCGCATCCATTTACAACATCATCGCGATCGCTGTAGACAG GTACATAGCGATAGTGCACCCGCTGCATTACAGCCGGTATATGACTAAGCTGGTGACGCGGCTGCTCATGAGTGCTACATGGTCTGTGGCGGTGTGCATCAGCTGCATACCGGTGTTCTGGAACGAATGGCGGGACGGAGTGGCTTGCGAGATGAACGAG GTGGTGCCGAAGACGTACACGACTACCATCCTGGCGCCAATGTTCTCGCTCATCTGGATGGTGATGTTCATCCTGTACTGGCGGATATGGCGCGAGGCCACGTGCCACGCGCGCCGCATGCGCGCCAACACGTGCTGCCCCACTGGCGCCAACGATTGGAAGAGCATTCAG gTGGTCCTGCTCGTATTAGGTTCGTTCTCAATCTGCTGGATGCCGTTCGTGGTGGTAGCATGCGCTCAGACACTGCCCATAGCACCCCTGCACAACCCCATCGCATACCGCCTGACTTCATCCCTCGCTATGTCCAACTCCGGAATTAATCCTTTGATATACGCGTGGAAGAACGCTGGCTTCAGAGCAGCATTTGCGAAATTGCTAAGATGCAAGAGGCCTGATACTTCGGAGTACAGAGGATCTCCTGCACCGGAGAGGAAACGTGGATCTGTGGCTCTGCGCGAGGGTTCCATCACTCGGACACCGACCGGTCTGTCCACTCTAGGAGGAAGGCCCGCTCGTTTGATCTACGTCGAACGCGAAACGGATACGGCAAGATGTCGCATCATTGAGAACGCTGGATACGCGGAACAGGAAAGGGGTGATAGCAACCCCTCCTACGCTCCAGACGGGCCGACCCCCGTGCACAGGCCTGCAGCACGAACGCCTGACGCAGTGTAG